In Actinoplanes derwentensis, the following proteins share a genomic window:
- a CDS encoding LLM class flavin-dependent oxidoreductase, with protein sequence MLSKLGFLTIGLFDEADPRRGHESTLEIIQLGESLGFDSAWLRHRHLQFGISSPVAVLAAASQRTRRIELGTAVIPLGWENPLRLAEDLATVDLLSGGRINPGVSVGPPMQWEHVKDALYPGTADAEDFSFARVERFLAAVRGDKVTSYRGYQGFEQFSDRVQPHAAGLASRLWYGGGSLRSAQWAGAHGMNFLTSSVVKAEESEDFEQIQLSHIRAFRAAHPSGAAARVSQGLVVIPTDSASPSQIARYRAYAEKRTPRTRTPQGPARMMFAPDLVGTSAEIAEKLESNAAFREIDEVAFALPFTFDHDDYVQILTDMAGHLGPALGWKPAAG encoded by the coding sequence ATGCTGAGCAAGCTGGGTTTCCTCACCATCGGCCTGTTCGACGAGGCGGACCCGCGCCGCGGCCACGAGTCCACCCTGGAGATCATCCAACTGGGTGAGAGCCTCGGTTTCGACAGTGCCTGGCTGCGCCACCGGCACCTGCAGTTCGGCATCTCCTCCCCGGTCGCCGTGCTGGCCGCCGCCTCCCAGCGCACCCGCCGCATCGAGCTCGGCACCGCGGTGATCCCACTCGGCTGGGAGAACCCGCTGCGCCTCGCCGAGGATTTGGCCACCGTCGACCTGCTGTCCGGCGGCCGGATCAACCCCGGCGTCAGCGTCGGCCCGCCGATGCAGTGGGAGCACGTCAAAGACGCGCTTTATCCCGGCACGGCCGATGCGGAGGACTTCAGCTTCGCGAGGGTCGAGAGATTCCTCGCGGCGGTACGAGGGGACAAAGTCACCTCGTACCGCGGCTACCAGGGTTTCGAGCAGTTCTCCGACCGGGTCCAGCCGCACGCGGCCGGTCTGGCGTCCCGCCTGTGGTACGGCGGGGGTTCACTGCGTTCCGCCCAGTGGGCCGGCGCGCACGGCATGAACTTCCTGACCAGCAGCGTCGTGAAAGCCGAGGAGTCGGAGGACTTCGAGCAGATCCAGCTCTCACACATCCGGGCGTTCCGCGCCGCCCACCCGTCCGGTGCCGCCGCCCGGGTCTCGCAGGGGCTGGTGGTGATCCCGACCGACAGCGCTTCGCCGTCGCAGATCGCGAGATACCGGGCGTACGCCGAGAAACGCACCCCGCGCACCCGCACCCCGCAGGGCCCGGCCCGGATGATGTTCGCCCCCGACCTTGTCGGCACGTCCGCTGAGATCGCCGAGAAACTGGAGTCGAACGCCGCGTTCCGTGAGATCGACGAGGTGGCGTTCGCGCTGCCGTTCACCTTCGACCACGACGACTACGTGCAGATCCTCACCGATATGGCCGGCCACCTGGGACCGGCGCTGGGCTGGAAACCCGCCGCCGGCTGA
- a CDS encoding siderophore-interacting protein encodes MVTLLERLSRRATVSAVSPVTPWITGVRIAGPRLRDLKWTPGQHLNVMPTAPHNFAQALRDGWRKYTVWDHDPAGELELRVVTRGHDGPGARWAAGAAVGADVAVSSTEGRLTARPGAAYHLVLGEETGSVAMGAIARAVPADEPVLGVIEVDTPEDRPDMPRAQGLTWAYRHGAAPASTPVLLEALRELRLPDEPGMAYVAGEARTCQQVRAHLIRERGWPRANVLVHAFWTVSRRRVSSPAPVPGGRPYR; translated from the coding sequence ATGGTCACACTTCTGGAACGACTCAGCCGGCGGGCCACCGTCAGTGCGGTGAGCCCGGTTACGCCGTGGATCACCGGTGTTCGGATCGCCGGGCCGAGGCTGCGTGATCTGAAGTGGACTCCGGGGCAGCATCTGAACGTGATGCCGACCGCGCCGCACAACTTCGCCCAGGCGCTGCGGGACGGCTGGCGCAAATACACCGTGTGGGATCACGACCCGGCCGGGGAGCTGGAGTTGCGGGTCGTGACGCGGGGGCACGACGGGCCGGGTGCCCGGTGGGCGGCCGGCGCGGCCGTGGGTGCCGACGTGGCGGTGTCCAGCACGGAGGGGCGGCTCACCGCACGGCCGGGCGCCGCGTACCACCTGGTGCTGGGCGAGGAGACCGGGTCGGTGGCGATGGGGGCGATCGCACGGGCGGTTCCGGCGGATGAACCGGTCCTCGGGGTGATCGAGGTCGATACTCCGGAGGACCGGCCGGACATGCCGCGGGCACAGGGGCTGACCTGGGCGTACCGGCACGGTGCCGCCCCCGCTTCGACTCCGGTGCTGCTGGAGGCGTTGCGGGAGTTACGGCTGCCGGACGAGCCGGGGATGGCTTACGTCGCCGGTGAGGCCCGGACCTGTCAGCAGGTCCGGGCGCACCTGATCCGGGAGCGGGGCTGGCCGCGCGCAAACGTGCTGGTGCACGCTTTCTGGACGGTCAGCCGGCGGCGGGTTTCCAGCCCAGCGCCGGTCCCAGGTGGCCGGCCATATCGGTGA
- a CDS encoding PP2C family protein-serine/threonine phosphatase, producing the protein MVDEAVVRELLAAVPVGCTWMTPVPDDDGGIADFRIAATSDRIRDIFGRGTQRIDGRLAELYPSLPGSPLWSMYLRVLATGTPERMNDFRYAENRSGIVAESRFTISASRVLGGILVWWERVDEHQRRLEHTEVLGSLGWTEYDLASGRTDWSPGMFRLFGRDPGQGPLSRPDQARLMLAKDRGIAETVWQTLDSGATSDVTIRFRVHDEVRHLRILSDVARDASGVPVKIYAVVQDVSARVESRTEIESLSDRLRTREMTALAEHRLAGQLQNLIQPVPAAPLALAGLEVTVSYLPAESTTKVGGDWYHAQTLPDGLVALAIGDVAGHGLEAASGMAHLRFALVAWLSIGIRDPGELLRHMNRLCLQLGITGTALVAFYDPHTRELPWARAGHLPPLLGRAGTVTEMERPAGLLLGAEPEVDFPIARAFLEPDDLVLFFTDGLVERRGLPEGRFAEIREHLAAAPFSTFSTPSVLHTPSPDDDTCTLAVRVTP; encoded by the coding sequence ATGGTGGACGAGGCGGTGGTGCGGGAGTTGCTCGCCGCGGTTCCGGTCGGGTGCACCTGGATGACCCCGGTGCCGGACGACGACGGGGGGATCGCCGACTTCCGGATCGCGGCCACCAGCGACCGGATCCGGGACATCTTCGGGCGCGGTACCCAGCGCATCGACGGCCGGCTCGCCGAGCTGTACCCGAGCCTGCCGGGCAGTCCGCTGTGGAGCATGTACCTGCGGGTGCTCGCGACAGGCACCCCGGAACGGATGAACGACTTCCGGTACGCGGAGAACCGGTCCGGGATCGTCGCCGAATCCCGCTTCACGATCAGCGCCTCCCGGGTGCTCGGCGGGATCCTCGTCTGGTGGGAGCGGGTCGACGAGCATCAGCGGCGGCTGGAACACACCGAAGTGCTGGGCAGTCTGGGCTGGACCGAGTACGACCTGGCGTCCGGCCGTACCGACTGGTCCCCGGGCATGTTCCGGCTCTTCGGCCGCGACCCCGGACAGGGACCGCTGTCCCGCCCGGACCAGGCACGGCTGATGCTGGCGAAGGACCGCGGGATCGCCGAGACCGTGTGGCAGACCCTGGACAGCGGGGCCACCTCGGACGTGACGATCCGTTTCCGGGTGCACGACGAGGTCCGGCATCTGCGGATTCTGTCGGACGTGGCACGTGACGCGTCGGGCGTGCCGGTGAAGATCTACGCGGTGGTGCAGGACGTGTCGGCGCGGGTGGAGTCCCGTACCGAGATCGAATCCCTGTCGGACCGGCTGCGGACCCGGGAGATGACCGCCCTCGCCGAGCACCGTCTGGCCGGGCAGTTGCAGAACCTGATCCAGCCGGTACCGGCCGCCCCGCTCGCGCTGGCCGGCCTGGAGGTGACGGTCAGCTACCTGCCGGCGGAGAGCACCACGAAGGTGGGCGGCGACTGGTACCACGCGCAGACCCTGCCGGACGGCCTGGTGGCTTTGGCGATCGGAGACGTAGCCGGGCACGGCCTGGAAGCGGCGAGCGGAATGGCGCACCTGCGGTTCGCGCTGGTGGCGTGGCTGTCGATCGGCATCCGCGACCCGGGGGAACTGCTGCGCCACATGAACCGGCTGTGCCTGCAACTCGGCATCACCGGCACGGCACTGGTGGCGTTCTACGACCCGCACACGCGGGAGTTGCCGTGGGCCCGGGCCGGCCATCTGCCGCCGCTGCTTGGCCGGGCCGGAACGGTCACCGAGATGGAACGCCCGGCGGGTCTGCTGCTGGGCGCCGAACCGGAGGTCGACTTCCCGATCGCACGGGCCTTCTTGGAACCGGACGATCTGGTGCTGTTCTTCACCGATGGCCTGGTGGAACGCCGCGGCCTGCCGGAGGGCCGGTTCGCCGAGATCCGCGAGCACCTGGCGGCGGCCCCTTTCTCGACTTTCTCGACGCCGAGTGTGCTGCACACGCCGAGCCCCGACGACGACACCTGCACCCTGGCCGTACGAGTGACGCCCTAG
- a CDS encoding universal stress protein gives MATQRIVVGYDGSPDARKAARWALDEAQRTDLVVELLYAYEWPSYVPAAAMMPAAAVYPDADTDDAVGEMLGRALEAAGASHPGVRLCTRVEHGTAAVALAQRSADAALVVVGGPRHSMMRALLGSTSASVSAHARCPVVVVRGEPRDTDPVVAGVDDSPASGLVLGFAFEQAAMRGVPLRAVHAWPVPAGRDLLCDVNLAAVAAERDRLRSVVDSWRRRFPQTPVTSEILIGGPGEVLAEAAAGAQLVVAGARVRRALRVALRPSIGRHLLHRARCSIALVHETRAR, from the coding sequence GTGGCCACTCAGAGGATCGTCGTGGGCTATGACGGATCGCCCGACGCGCGAAAGGCCGCCCGCTGGGCACTGGACGAGGCACAGCGCACCGACCTGGTCGTCGAGCTGCTCTACGCGTACGAATGGCCCAGTTATGTCCCGGCCGCCGCGATGATGCCGGCCGCCGCGGTCTACCCGGACGCCGACACCGACGACGCCGTCGGCGAGATGCTGGGCCGGGCCCTGGAAGCCGCCGGCGCGAGCCATCCGGGAGTCCGGTTGTGCACCAGAGTGGAACACGGCACCGCCGCGGTCGCCCTGGCCCAGCGCAGCGCAGACGCCGCACTCGTGGTGGTCGGCGGGCCCCGGCACTCGATGATGCGGGCCCTGCTCGGTTCCACCAGCGCGTCGGTGAGCGCACACGCCCGCTGCCCGGTCGTGGTGGTGCGCGGCGAGCCACGCGACACCGACCCGGTGGTGGCCGGTGTGGACGACTCCCCCGCCTCCGGACTGGTCCTGGGTTTCGCGTTCGAGCAGGCCGCGATGCGGGGCGTGCCGCTGCGGGCGGTGCACGCCTGGCCGGTTCCGGCCGGGCGCGACCTGCTCTGCGACGTCAACCTGGCCGCGGTCGCCGCGGAACGCGACCGGCTGCGGTCGGTGGTCGACTCGTGGCGCCGCCGCTTCCCGCAGACGCCGGTGACCAGCGAGATCCTGATCGGCGGGCCGGGCGAGGTGCTGGCCGAGGCGGCGGCCGGCGCGCAACTGGTGGTCGCCGGCGCGCGGGTGCGGCGGGCCCTGCGGGTGGCGTTGCGGCCGTCGATCGGCCGGCATCTGCTGCACCGGGCCCGGTGCAGCATCGCCCTGGTCCACGAGACCCGCGCCCGATGA
- a CDS encoding STAS domain-containing protein: MANFEARTSATSGRITVSLTGECDLAVREHLTAVLLDAVHRAPIVLVDLAQLTFIDSSGVHSLITAHHAAKHTGGHVYLINADGPVAGVLEITGLDTLLRAPAEEHRHA; the protein is encoded by the coding sequence ATGGCGAACTTCGAGGCGAGAACCTCCGCCACGAGCGGCCGGATCACCGTGTCCCTCACCGGTGAGTGCGACCTGGCCGTCCGGGAGCACCTGACCGCGGTCCTGCTCGACGCCGTGCACCGCGCACCGATCGTCCTGGTCGACCTGGCCCAGCTCACCTTCATCGACTCGAGCGGGGTGCACAGCCTGATCACCGCCCATCACGCGGCCAAGCACACCGGCGGGCACGTCTACCTCATCAACGCCGACGGCCCGGTCGCCGGCGTCCTGGAGATCACCGGCCTCGACACCCTGCTGCGCGCCCCGGCCGAAGAACACCGTCATGCCTGA
- a CDS encoding L,D-transpeptidase, protein MSTIRSRPYLWIMAVVALVAGLGVTVLLNRGAGETSRPAAIADPGTPPATAAPTSEAPVAAAKAPPADLPVVAYAKGPRGLPDDPAPESVVPITEAMRPATKTALYDAPGGEPLAFLPPRISGLATVVPIVARANGWAAVLVPATNRKVGWVPTAGWQAETLRDQLMVDLSERSLIWLRAGEEQARWSVAIGTKRTPTPLGRTYVMGITGTSGAAFAGLDALVLGSVPEDPEKMAASLQKAHTGIHAWSNSAVFGRNVSNGCVRMPPKAQRKLLDQVAPGTPVVVTA, encoded by the coding sequence ATGTCGACGATCCGGTCCCGTCCGTACCTGTGGATCATGGCGGTCGTCGCCCTCGTCGCCGGGCTGGGCGTCACGGTGCTGCTGAACCGCGGCGCCGGTGAGACCTCCCGACCGGCCGCGATCGCCGATCCGGGGACACCGCCGGCGACAGCCGCGCCGACCAGCGAAGCACCTGTCGCCGCAGCGAAGGCCCCACCCGCCGACCTGCCGGTGGTCGCCTACGCGAAGGGCCCGCGTGGTCTGCCCGACGACCCGGCCCCGGAGTCGGTCGTGCCGATCACCGAGGCGATGCGGCCGGCGACGAAGACCGCCCTCTACGACGCTCCCGGCGGTGAGCCGCTGGCGTTCCTGCCGCCGCGGATCAGCGGTCTGGCCACCGTCGTCCCGATCGTGGCCCGGGCGAACGGCTGGGCCGCCGTGCTGGTCCCGGCCACCAACCGCAAGGTCGGCTGGGTGCCGACCGCCGGCTGGCAGGCCGAGACGCTGCGCGACCAGCTGATGGTCGACCTGAGCGAGCGCAGCCTGATCTGGCTGCGCGCAGGCGAGGAACAGGCCCGCTGGTCAGTGGCGATCGGCACGAAGCGGACACCGACACCGCTCGGCCGGACCTACGTCATGGGGATCACCGGCACCAGCGGCGCCGCCTTCGCCGGGCTGGACGCGCTGGTGCTCGGCTCGGTCCCGGAGGACCCGGAGAAGATGGCGGCCAGCCTGCAGAAGGCGCACACCGGCATCCACGCCTGGTCGAACAGCGCAGTCTTCGGCCGCAACGTCTCCAACGGCTGTGTCCGCATGCCGCCGAAAGCCCAGCGCAAGCTGCTCGATCAGGTCGCCCCGGGCACTCCGGTGGTGGTCACAGCCTGA
- the glnII gene encoding glutamine synthetase, with the protein MAVKAEYLWIDGTQPTAKLRSKTKILAAGEEPGIWGFDGSSTNQAPGDKSDCVLRPVFTCPDPLRGDDHIIVLCEVELIDGSAHPTNTRAPLRAVAEKYADQEAIFGIEQEYTFFKDGRPLGFPIGGGYPAPQGGYYCGVGADEVFGREIVEEHMDAVLAAGLHLSGINAEVMPGQWEFQIGPVASPQVADELWVARWLLYRIAEKHGVSATLDPKPVKGDWNGAGAHTNFSTKAMREGYDAIIAGAEALGKKRQEHVDGYGAGIDQRLTGLHETAPWTEYSYGVSDRGASVRIPWQVEKDGKGYLEDRRPNANVDPYVVTRLLIDTICGAAAGDN; encoded by the coding sequence ATGGCGGTTAAGGCCGAATACCTCTGGATCGACGGCACCCAGCCCACGGCGAAGCTGCGGTCCAAGACGAAGATCCTGGCCGCCGGCGAAGAGCCCGGCATCTGGGGCTTCGACGGCTCGAGCACCAACCAGGCGCCCGGCGACAAGTCGGACTGTGTGCTCCGCCCGGTGTTCACCTGTCCCGACCCGCTGCGTGGTGACGACCACATCATCGTGCTGTGCGAGGTCGAGCTGATCGACGGCTCCGCGCACCCGACGAACACCCGCGCCCCGCTCCGGGCCGTCGCCGAGAAGTACGCCGACCAGGAGGCGATCTTCGGCATCGAGCAGGAGTACACCTTCTTCAAGGACGGCCGCCCGCTCGGCTTCCCGATCGGTGGTGGCTACCCGGCCCCGCAGGGTGGCTACTACTGCGGCGTCGGCGCCGACGAGGTCTTCGGCCGCGAGATCGTCGAAGAGCACATGGATGCTGTCCTCGCGGCCGGCCTGCACCTGTCCGGCATCAACGCCGAGGTCATGCCGGGTCAGTGGGAGTTCCAGATCGGCCCGGTCGCCTCGCCGCAGGTCGCCGACGAGCTGTGGGTCGCCCGCTGGCTGCTCTACCGCATCGCCGAGAAGCACGGCGTCTCCGCCACCCTCGACCCGAAGCCGGTCAAGGGCGACTGGAACGGTGCCGGTGCGCACACCAACTTCTCCACCAAGGCCATGCGCGAGGGTTACGACGCGATCATCGCCGGTGCCGAGGCGCTGGGCAAGAAGCGTCAGGAGCACGTGGACGGTTACGGTGCCGGCATCGACCAGCGCCTGACCGGTCTGCACGAGACCGCCCCGTGGACCGAGTACAGCTACGGCGTCTCGGACCGTGGCGCGTCGGTGCGTATCCCGTGGCAGGTCGAGAAGGACGGCAAGGGCTACCTCGAGGACCGTCGCCCGAACGCCAACGTCGACCCGTACGTGGTGACCCGCCTGCTCATCGACACCATCTGTGGTGCAGCCGCCGGCGACAACTGA
- a CDS encoding N-formylglutamate amidohydrolase, which yields MAFDVLPGDPASPVILHVPHASRDLVDSGLSPDIVGEELDHLTDAYTDVIALEAVDLVQRKPWVFINRLSRLVVDPERFTDDEMVTVGMGPVYTHGHTGRRLRADDPVRDAALLHDHFQPYASAMTRLVDERLAATGQACVIDVHSYPTVRLPYELHGGPRPPVCLGTDDFHTPPALIGAARAAFPQTALDTPFAGCYVPLKHYHHDPAVHALMIEIRRDQYMTEPGGPPTPGIATIAAALARLVETVPGRVPAGGGDPATGMT from the coding sequence GTGGCCTTCGACGTTCTGCCGGGTGATCCGGCTTCTCCGGTGATCCTGCACGTGCCACACGCGTCGCGCGATCTCGTCGATTCCGGGTTGTCCCCGGACATTGTCGGCGAGGAATTGGATCACCTTACCGACGCGTACACGGACGTGATCGCTCTTGAAGCCGTTGACCTGGTGCAACGGAAACCGTGGGTCTTCATCAACCGGCTCTCCCGGCTGGTCGTCGACCCGGAGCGCTTCACCGACGACGAGATGGTCACCGTCGGCATGGGGCCGGTCTACACGCACGGACACACCGGGCGACGGTTGCGCGCCGACGATCCGGTCCGCGACGCGGCCCTTCTCCACGATCATTTCCAGCCGTACGCGTCAGCGATGACCCGTCTCGTCGACGAGCGCCTGGCCGCCACCGGGCAGGCCTGCGTGATCGACGTCCACTCCTATCCGACCGTGCGCCTGCCCTACGAACTGCACGGCGGCCCCCGCCCGCCGGTCTGCCTCGGCACCGACGACTTCCACACCCCACCGGCCCTGATCGGCGCCGCCCGGGCCGCCTTCCCACAGACCGCGCTCGACACCCCGTTCGCCGGCTGTTACGTCCCGCTGAAGCACTACCACCACGACCCGGCGGTCCACGCGTTGATGATCGAGATCCGCCGTGACCAGTACATGACCGAGCCCGGCGGGCCGCCCACCCCCGGGATCGCCACTATCGCCGCGGCACTGGCGCGGCTCGTCGAAACCGTCCCCGGACGCGTGCCCGCCGGTGGCGGCGATCCCGCGACCGGGATGACATGA
- a CDS encoding ATP-binding protein: protein MPEQTTETSTDGMSYAVPDDLRRVRAFVTERALTLGLSEARIDVLTLAVSELTTNTLQHTTGGGHIRVWAEAGQLVCDVVDRGEDRPFGRSMPSAEAIRGRGLAIVERVCDSVDTATVPGGTLVRIRLDL from the coding sequence ATGCCTGAGCAGACCACCGAGACCAGCACCGACGGCATGTCCTATGCGGTCCCCGACGACCTGCGCCGGGTCCGTGCCTTCGTCACCGAACGGGCCCTCACCCTCGGTCTGTCCGAAGCCCGGATCGACGTGCTCACCCTCGCCGTCAGCGAGCTGACCACCAACACCCTGCAGCACACCACCGGCGGCGGCCACATCCGGGTCTGGGCCGAAGCCGGCCAGCTCGTCTGCGACGTCGTCGACCGGGGCGAGGACCGCCCGTTCGGCCGCTCGATGCCGTCCGCCGAAGCGATCCGGGGCCGCGGCCTGGCCATCGTCGAACGCGTCTGCGACTCCGTCGACACCGCGACGGTGCCCGGCGGCACCCTCGTCCGGATCCGCCTCGACCTGTAG
- a CDS encoding TM2 domain-containing protein codes for MNDLQYRIQRAEFAYESVKKDAPTAYLLWVLTGIIGGHRFYLGDTGRSIAMLFTLGGLGLWTLADVFLIARRVEAVNRARRAEIMAGYGFVDG; via the coding sequence GTGAACGACCTCCAGTACCGGATTCAGCGGGCCGAATTCGCCTACGAGTCGGTGAAGAAGGACGCACCCACCGCGTACCTGCTGTGGGTGCTGACCGGGATCATCGGCGGGCACCGTTTCTACCTCGGCGACACCGGCCGGTCCATCGCGATGCTGTTCACCCTCGGCGGCCTCGGCCTGTGGACCCTGGCCGACGTGTTCCTGATCGCCCGTCGCGTCGAAGCCGTCAACCGCGCCCGCCGGGCCGAGATCATGGCCGGGTACGGCTTCGTCGACGGCTAG
- a CDS encoding alpha/beta fold hydrolase, translated as METTVESADGTRLAVRRHGRGEPLVLVHGSAGGLDSWDPVLPLLTEEFQTWVYARRGYAPSDGCTRAKTFADDVADLRAVIMAAGGEARVVGGSYGATVGLHAALADGAGIRTLTVFEPPLFAAADTVALDRYRAALTGGDLLAANRIFAADVARFPMDVGAAAPDEAAGMLHDLEALAADSADVARWAGIGVPVRIVQGATTWEPMPATMDALGVALPKASRVVLAGQSHFASHTAPQAFAEALRW; from the coding sequence GTGGAGACGACAGTGGAATCGGCGGACGGGACGCGGCTCGCGGTCCGGCGGCACGGGCGCGGCGAACCCCTCGTCCTGGTGCACGGGTCGGCCGGTGGGCTGGACTCGTGGGACCCGGTGCTGCCGCTGCTCACCGAAGAATTCCAGACATGGGTGTACGCCCGGCGGGGCTATGCGCCCAGCGACGGCTGCACCCGGGCCAAGACGTTCGCCGACGACGTAGCCGATCTGCGGGCCGTCATCATGGCCGCCGGTGGCGAGGCGCGGGTCGTGGGCGGGTCCTACGGAGCCACGGTCGGCCTGCACGCCGCCCTGGCGGACGGGGCCGGTATCCGTACGCTGACCGTTTTTGAACCTCCGCTCTTCGCCGCCGCCGACACCGTGGCGCTCGACCGGTATCGGGCCGCACTCACCGGCGGGGATCTGCTCGCCGCCAACCGGATCTTCGCCGCCGATGTCGCCCGGTTCCCGATGGACGTCGGTGCCGCCGCCCCGGACGAGGCCGCCGGCATGCTGCACGACCTCGAAGCTCTCGCCGCCGACAGCGCCGACGTCGCCCGCTGGGCCGGCATCGGGGTGCCGGTGCGGATCGTGCAGGGCGCGACGACGTGGGAACCGATGCCGGCCACCATGGACGCGCTCGGCGTCGCCCTCCCGAAAGCCTCCCGGGTGGTCCTGGCCGGGCAGTCGCACTTCGCCTCGCACACCGCGCCGCAAGCGTTCGCCGAGGCACTGCGCTGGTGA
- a CDS encoding response regulator, with amino-acid sequence MPYTHSVPTTAITFSDSDVLPWFAGDWETALQPPTILIADDDGDVRDLIAVKLQVAGYRILEADNGRAAMSLAVHERPQLILLDVSMPGLDGIGFCYELHSSPQTANIPVIIINGRGGPADVALGHTVGAEDYLIKPFSSAELLRRVQNLVPAHHP; translated from the coding sequence ATGCCGTACACCCATTCCGTTCCGACCACGGCTATCACTTTCAGTGACTCCGATGTGTTGCCGTGGTTCGCGGGCGACTGGGAGACGGCGCTCCAGCCGCCGACCATCCTGATCGCCGACGACGACGGTGACGTGCGGGACCTGATCGCGGTCAAGCTGCAGGTGGCCGGTTACCGGATCCTGGAAGCCGACAACGGCCGCGCCGCGATGTCATTGGCGGTGCATGAGCGTCCCCAGTTGATCCTGCTCGACGTCTCCATGCCGGGACTCGACGGCATCGGTTTCTGCTACGAGTTGCACTCGTCGCCGCAGACCGCAAACATCCCGGTGATCATCATCAATGGGCGCGGGGGGCCCGCCGACGTGGCGCTCGGGCACACGGTCGGCGCCGAGGACTACCTGATCAAACCGTTCAGCTCGGCCGAGCTGCTGCGCCGGGTGCAGAATCTGGTGCCCGCTCACCACCCGTGA